One window of the Arthrobacter sp. zg-Y919 genome contains the following:
- the htpX gene encoding zinc metalloprotease HtpX, producing the protein MHRHFNGLKTAALFGVLFAVLLGIGALLSSGTGSPTFIWVFLVIGLATTAYSYWNSDKLAIRAMRAVPVTEAQAPEMYRIVRELSVKAGEPMPRLYVSPTMAPNAFATGRNPQHAAVCCTQGILALLNERELRGVLGHELMHVYNRDILTSSVAAAIAGVITSLGQFLLFFGGGDRRNANPLAMIAMAVLAPLAASLIQMAIGRTREYDADEDGAKLTDDPLALASALRKLEAGTQRAPLPSNDQKLANTSHLMIANPFRAGVRGLLATHPPMDDRIQRLERMAGRTLGA; encoded by the coding sequence GTGCACCGACATTTCAACGGACTCAAGACCGCAGCCCTGTTCGGCGTGCTTTTCGCAGTGCTGCTGGGAATCGGGGCGCTGCTCTCCAGCGGAACCGGAAGCCCGACGTTCATCTGGGTCTTCCTCGTCATCGGCCTGGCAACGACCGCCTACAGCTACTGGAACAGTGACAAGCTGGCCATCCGGGCGATGCGTGCAGTGCCGGTCACCGAGGCCCAGGCACCGGAAATGTACCGGATTGTCCGCGAGCTTTCCGTCAAGGCAGGCGAGCCCATGCCCCGCCTCTATGTTTCGCCCACGATGGCACCCAATGCCTTTGCCACCGGACGCAACCCGCAGCATGCGGCCGTGTGCTGCACCCAGGGCATCCTGGCCCTCCTGAACGAACGCGAACTCCGCGGCGTGCTGGGCCACGAGCTGATGCACGTCTATAACCGCGACATCCTGACCTCCTCGGTGGCCGCAGCCATCGCCGGCGTGATCACCTCGCTGGGACAGTTCCTGCTCTTCTTCGGCGGCGGCGACCGCCGCAACGCCAACCCGCTGGCCATGATCGCCATGGCGGTCCTGGCGCCGCTGGCCGCCTCGCTGATCCAGATGGCCATCGGCCGGACCCGCGAATACGACGCGGACGAAGACGGCGCCAAGCTCACTGACGATCCGCTGGCGCTCGCCTCGGCCCTGCGCAAGCTCGAAGCCGGAACCCAGCGGGCTCCGCTTCCGAGCAATGACCAGAAGCTGGCCAACACGTCGCACCTGATGATTGCCAATCCGTTCCGCGCCGGCGTGCGGGGCCTGCTGGCCACCCATCCGCCGATGGATGACCGCATCCAGCGGCTGGAACGCATGGCCGGCCGGACCCTGGGTGCCTAG
- a CDS encoding histidine phosphatase family protein translates to MRLILIRHGQTPSNVEHYLDTAVPGPGLTELGLEQAAALPEALGHEPIDGIFASNLVRTQLTAAPLAAALGLPVEIRDGLREVSAGELEMRNDREAIIAYLKTVYRWVSGDTAARMPGGPDGGETLGRFDAVVGELAAAGLKSPAVFSHGAMIRAWATARAANVGADFIVANALSNTGVAVLEAEDLPGGGLGPWQLLTWMGEAIGGEELKDEGDDGPAADDVAL, encoded by the coding sequence ATGCGCCTGATACTCATCCGCCACGGGCAGACCCCCTCGAACGTGGAGCATTACCTGGACACCGCTGTCCCCGGCCCCGGATTGACGGAGCTGGGCCTGGAGCAGGCGGCGGCCCTGCCCGAAGCCCTCGGGCATGAGCCGATCGACGGTATTTTCGCCTCCAACCTGGTCCGCACCCAGCTCACCGCCGCACCCCTGGCGGCTGCTCTGGGGCTCCCTGTCGAAATCCGGGACGGGCTGCGGGAGGTTTCCGCCGGCGAGCTGGAAATGCGCAACGACCGGGAGGCAATCATTGCCTATCTGAAGACCGTCTACCGCTGGGTCTCCGGGGACACCGCCGCCCGGATGCCCGGTGGGCCGGACGGTGGGGAGACACTGGGCCGCTTTGACGCGGTGGTCGGGGAACTCGCCGCCGCGGGATTGAAGTCCCCGGCGGTCTTCAGCCACGGGGCGATGATCCGGGCCTGGGCCACCGCGCGTGCCGCGAACGTGGGAGCAGACTTTATCGTGGCAAACGCGCTCAGCAACACCGGTGTTGCCGTACTGGAGGCGGAAGATCTGCCCGGCGGTGGACTCGGCCCGTGGCAGCTGCTGACGTGGATGGGTGAGGCAATAGGTGGGGAAGAGTTGAAGGATGAGGGCGACGACGGCCCGGCTGCCGACGACGTCGCGCTCTAG
- a CDS encoding YajQ family cyclic di-GMP-binding protein, with protein sequence MASESTFDVVSKIDKQEVANALNQAQKEIVQRYDFKGVGAEVDFSGEKILMKANSEDRVKAVLDVLQSKLVKRGISLKSLDAGEPFASGKEYRIEASMKEGIAQDQAKKINKLIRDEGPKGVKSQIQGDELRVSSKSRDDLQATMALLKGADLEVDLQFINFR encoded by the coding sequence ACGTCGTCAGCAAGATCGATAAGCAGGAAGTGGCCAACGCGCTGAACCAGGCGCAGAAGGAAATCGTCCAACGCTACGACTTCAAGGGGGTAGGCGCCGAGGTGGACTTCAGCGGCGAGAAGATCCTTATGAAGGCCAACTCCGAGGACCGGGTAAAGGCCGTGCTGGACGTCCTGCAGTCCAAGCTGGTCAAGCGCGGCATCTCCCTGAAGTCCCTGGACGCTGGTGAGCCGTTCGCCTCCGGCAAGGAATACCGGATTGAAGCCTCCATGAAGGAGGGCATCGCCCAGGACCAGGCGAAGAAGATCAACAAGCTGATCCGCGACGAAGGCCCCAAGGGTGTGAAGTCCCAGATCCAGGGCGACGAGCTGCGGGTCAGCTCCAAGTCCCGCGATGACCTGCAGGCCACCATGGCCCTGCTCAAGGGCGCCGACCTCGAAGTGGATCTGCAGTTCATCAACTTCCGCTAG